Proteins encoded in a region of the Triticum dicoccoides isolate Atlit2015 ecotype Zavitan chromosome 3A, WEW_v2.0, whole genome shotgun sequence genome:
- the LOC119271836 gene encoding BTB/POZ and MATH domain-containing protein 3-like produces the protein MVPNGKAVESAPFDVGGRACRIRCYPNGSGKKHYGYTSLFLTSHCDDGTVRLELSVLDRDGNTSRTRATEKRRFWIGDSWGWGFKDFVKNDDLVEGEHLVDDCLIVLCDVTVHDPSLHAEEVAAPVVAPPFDLSGELGEAMWNETDVTIHVGDETFPAHRSVLEAASAVFKADLENNGTGEVRVDDMDAQVFKTLLQFMYTSVLPDKNQLEADAATAERLLVAADRYGLEKIKVVCEEALCPRVNMGSVGTMLALAERHGGAVLKKACMEFLSIPGNLLSFMATEGFEELKRTQLGCWSFT, from the coding sequence ATGGTCCCCAACGGCAAGGCAGTCGAGTCAGCCCCGTTCGACGTCGGCGGCCGCGCCTGCCGAATCAGGTGCTATCCGAACGGCAGCGGCAAGAAACACTACGGCTACACGTCCCTCTTCCTCACCAGCCACTGCGACGACGGCACGGTAAGGCTAGAGCTCAGCGTGCTCGATCGGGACGGGAATACGTCTCGCACTCGAGCCACGGAAAAGCGGCGCTTCTGGATCGGCGACAGCTGGGGCTGGGGCTTTAAGGATTTCGTGAAGAACGACGATCTGGTCGAGGGAGAGCACCTCGTGGACGACTGCCTCATCGTCCTCTGCGACGTCACCGTCCACGACCCTTCCTTGCACGCCGAGGAGGTTGCCGCGCCGGTTGTGGCGCCTCCGTTCGACCTAagtggggagctcggggaggccatGTGGAACGAGACGGACGTGACGATCCACGTCGGCGACGAGACGTTCCCGGCGCACCGGTCGGTGCTGGAGGCTGCGTCCGCCGTCTTCAAGGCGGACCTCGAGAACAACGGCACCGGCGAGGTACGCGTCGACGACATGGACGCCCAGGTGTTCAAGACCCTGCTGCAGTTCATGTACACGAGCGTGCTGCCTGACAAGAACCAGCTCGAGGCAGACGCCGCGACGGCGGAGCGGCTGCTCGTGGCGGCGGACAGGTACGGGCTGGAGAAGATAAAGGTCGTCTGCGAGGAGGCGCTGTGCCCGCGCGTCAACATGGGCTCCGTGGGCACCATGCTGGCGTTGgcggagcggcacggaggtgccgtCCTGAAGAAGGCGTGCATGGAGTTCCTCTCGATCCCCGGTAACCTATTATCATTCATGGCGACCGagggttttgaggagctcaagagaACCCAGCTAGGGTGCTGGAGCTTCACGTGA